A single Muntiacus reevesi chromosome 9, mMunRee1.1, whole genome shotgun sequence DNA region contains:
- the LOC136175576 gene encoding olfactory receptor 4A47-like has protein sequence MEARSNVTHFVLLGLTQDPKEQKVLSLMFLLFYILTVVGNLLIVVTVTVSKTLNSPMYFFLASLSFMDITYSSSITPRLISYLFFGEKIITFESCMTQLFTEHFFAGSGVFLLLVMAYDRYVAICKPLHYLVIMRQRVCVLLLVVSWVGGFLHSVIQLGTIYGLPFCGPNVIDHYMCDMFPLLKLVCTDTYVTGVLVVVNGGLICSLGFLLLLVSYGVILRSLKNLSQEGRRKALQTCGSHITVVVCFFVPCIFINTRPAKTFPIDKSLSVFYTVITPMLNPLIYSLRNSELTNAMKKLWRRKIISHIK, from the coding sequence ATGGAAGCAAGGAGCAACGTGACTCACTTTGTCCTCCTGGGCCTCACTCAGGatccaaaggagcagaaagtcctttCTCTTATGTTCTTGCTCTTCTATAttttgactgtggtgggaaaCCTGCTCATTGTTGTGACTGTAACTGTTagtaagaccctgaactcaccaatgtacttttttcttgctagcttatcaTTTATGGATATCACTTATTCCTCTTCTATTACTCCCAGGTTGATTTCATACttgttttttggggaaaaaatcataACCTTTGAATCTTGCATGACCCAgctgtttacagagcacttttttgCTGGATCcggggtcttccttctgctggtgatggcctatgaccgctatgtggccatctgtaagcccttgcattatctggtgatcatgaggcagagggtgtgtgttttactgctggtggtgtcctgggttggaggttttctacACTCAGTAATTCAACTTGGCACTATTTAcgggctcccattctgtggccccaatgtcattgatcactaTATGTGTGACATGTTCCCATTATTAaaactcgtctgtactgacacctatgTCACTGGCGTCTTAGTTGTGgtcaatggaggactgatctgcagtcttgggtttctgctcttactcgtcTCCTATGGAGTCATCCTGcgctctctgaagaacctgagtcaggaagggaggcggaaagccctccagacctgtggctcccacatcactgtggttgtctgcttttttgttccctgtattttcataaacacaagacctgctaagaccttccccattgacaaatcATTGAGTGTGTTCTATACAGTCATAACCCCTATGCTGAACCCATTAATCTATagtctaagaaattctgagttgACTAATGCTATGAAGAAGCTCTGGAGAAGAAAGATCATATCTCATATTAAATAA